The nucleotide sequence ACTTGAAATCCACATTTTTTAGAAAAAACTCGTGGGGTATATCTATCAAAATACCTGCACCATCACCGGTACGACCATCTGCACTCACGGCACCGCGATGTTCTAGTTTTTCTAGAATCTGTAATGCCTTGTGAATGATGTCATTAGACTTTTCTCCTTTAAGACTACAAATAAACCCAGCACCACAATTGTCGTGCTCGTATTCTGGATAATATAAACCTTGTTGCTTCAACATAAACCTTGCTTTTGAGTATCTAAAACTCTTAAATATATCCTAATATAAAGTAACCGTAACAATTTAAAAAATGGAAGGAACACTTTTGTCAGATCGGGAAAATGCTACTTGTCAGATTATTAAATCAAGATTTATACACCATCATCCTTGTCATATTCCTATTTGAAAAGACAGCTTCTTCAAGCTAGATCTGTTAATGCTAAAATGGTGGTTGCAGGTAGGATGGATGGATTTGTTTCGCTTTCGCGAAAGCGAACTCCATATCACACTTTATTACTAGCTAACTAAACTATAACATCGTGATCTGAGAAATATGGATAGATTTGCATCAAGATTCTTTTCCAATGATTGCTGCGATTTCCTTATTTCTTATTGTTACCCTATCTGCTCTCATTACCAAGATTGCGTCCATTGCTCTGGTCCATACAGGGCTATCTGCAGAAAGTGCCAAGTTCCAGGCCAGGTCTGCCTATACCGGTGCTGGATTAAGTACCAAGGAAACAGAACTGATTATGAATCATCCTGTAAGACGTAAGATTGTTTATAATCTGATGCTTATAGGTAATGCAGGTATTGTCACGGTAATGTCCTCTTTGATTCTAACCTTTGTGCTACCTGAAACTACGGCCTCTAGGTTATATGGTTTACTTATTATCGTGGTAGGATTGACGGGTTTATGGTTTGCCATACGCAGCAAATGGGTAGATCGAGGATTGTCCAAAATGATAAGTTCCATGCTGCGACGTTATACTGACCTACAAGTGCAGGATTTTGAAGCGGTGCTACATCTTAAGAATGATTATAAGATTAGCGAGGCAAATGTGGATAGTGATGGGTGGATGTGTAACCGCACTCTCCAAGAGTTGAATTTGCGTGAGGAAGGAATCACTATCCTGGGTGTTTACCGTAAAGGTGACAATTATTACGGGTCACCTTCAGGTCCTTTTAAATTGCAGGCTGGTGATGTAGTTACCATATATGGTAAGGCAGATGGCATCAAGAGTCTCTACCAACGTAAAAAGGATTTTTATGCGCATCTAGAGCACGAACGCGCGGTGGCCAGAGAGGAAGAACGCCGCCAGGCGGAAATCGCTATGGCAGAAACGGAAGAGGAATAAATTACTTTTTCCATTTTAGCCCAATCAGCTAGAATCATCAACTTTTTTATCTGATTGACTTTAGAGAATAGCGGTCAACTGCTCATTTCTCTAAAGTCGATAGTTCTATTGTATAAGGATATGGTTTTTCCATTTTGCTTCCTCCCAAGAACTTTTTCATGATAATTTGAAACTGAAACTAGGAAAGCTTTTTTTTCATAACAAAATGTTTATTCGTAGCTCACCTGACGTTTTCTCCTACTTTTTAACATGTTATCAAGATGATTTGCATGTTTTTTTCTGGGTTTTAGCAAAAATTCTTACTAAAATTCAAACGTGAAATTATTGTTAATATAAAAACACAACCTTTTAAATGAGTACCCTATAATTTTGAGGGTCTTAATTGCGATAACGATAAAAATGATGTATTTGACCCCTAAAATATTGGGGTTAATTGGTTTAAAATATAGTTTTATCCCCATAACAACCAAATCATTTTTATTATGAAAAAATTACTACTCTTCGTATTTGTGTTATCAACTTTCAGTGTTTTTGCACAAGATGAAACTGAAGAAACCAAGAAATTCACTTTTGAAGGTAGCGTTGATGCCTATTACCGTACACAACTTAATGCTAGTGATGACACACCGCAAGGCGTAGCATCTTTTGCAGGACAAACGGGTTTTGCGGTAGGTATGGCAAATATTATTGCTGGCTATGAAAGTTCTAATGGTAAAGTAGGAGCGGTGGCAGATTTAGTTTTTGGACCTAGAGCAGATGAAGCTACTACCTTACCTAATGTAAATCAGCTATACGCATACTGGAATGTTTCAGAATCTACAACTCTAACATTGGGTAGATTCAATACTTTTTTGGGATACGAGGTTATCTCACCAGTAGGAAATTTTAACTACAGTACTTCTTACCTGTTTGCGAGTGGACCATTTTCCCATGTAGGTGTAAAGGCAGACTTTGCGCTTTCTGAAGATTTTAGCGCGATGATCGCGGTTATGAATCCGACAGATGTCAATGATAACTTGACTGGAGATTATGCACTAGGCGGTCAATTAGGTTACAAAGGTCAATATCTAAATCTTTACTATGACTCTGGAGTTGTTTTAGGATTTGAAATAGACTACACCGGTGGTTTTGATGTTTCAGACAGCTTTTTTCTAGGAATCAATGCTGCTTATCAAACTAATGATGACGCTGGTTTCTACGGTGCTGCACTCTACCCACAAGTTTCTTTATCAGATAGCTTTGATTTAGGATTGAGAGGTGAGTACTTCTCTTTACATGGCGGTACAGATGATCCTAGCGTGATCGATCTAACACTTACCGGTAGCTATTCCATTGAAAACTTGACTATAAAACCAGAACTACGTCTTGATACGTGGTCTAATGATGAGCCGTTCATTGATTCTGACGGGATGTTTTCAGACAACCTTTCTTCCTTCCTAATCGCGGCCATCTATAAATTTTAAATCAAACTGAATAACATGAAAAAAATCGAAGCAATTATCAGAAAGTCAAAATTTTCTGCCGTTAAGAAAGCCCTACATGAAGTTGATGTGAATTTCTTCTCCTATTGGGATGTTACCGGATTGGGAAATGAAAAGAAAGGGTCTGTCTATCGTGGTGTCTCTTACAGCACTAGTGATATACAGCGCAGATATCTTTCCATTGTCGTGACTGATGAATTTGAAGAGAAAACCATCAATGCGATTATAGCATCTGCAAAAACTGGCGATGTAGGTGATGGGAAAATCTTTGTTTCCCATGTAGAGGAGAGCTATAGGATTCGTACTGGTGAAAAAGGCGCTGCTACACTCAAATAGACAACAAACAGATTATAACTAAACACATTAAAGATTATAAATATGAATCAAATTCAACAAGAAAGTTTAGATGCGGCAATAGCAAGTGTCAATGGTGACTTGAGCGCCATGTGGATCATGCTGTGCGCCATCCTTGTATTTTTTATGCAGGCTGGATTTACGCTCGTAGAAGTAGGATTTACCAGAGCCAAAAATGCAGGAAACATCATTATGAAAAACGTCATGGACCTAGCGATAGGATCCATAATGTTTCTATGTGTAGGATACGCATTTATGTACGGTGATGAGGTAGTAGCTGGAGGCTTTATGAGATTAAGTTCTGCAGAGCAGGGTTACTTCTTCTTCCACGCTACAGACTGGTACAACCTGTTTTTCCAGACCGTGTTTTGTGCTACGGCAGCAACCATCGTTTCTGGAGCAGTTGCTGGTAGAACAAAGTTCTCCACTTATCTCATATTCTCTGCGCTTTTGACCACTTTCATTTATCCTATATCAGGAAGCTGGTATTGGCCATTTGATGATGATGCCTGGTTAAATACTTTAGGTTTCATTGATTTTGCAGGTTCATCAGTCGTGCATGCTGTTGGTGGTGGTGCGGCTTTGGTAGCGGCCAAATTGGTTGGCCCTAGAATCGGGAAATATGTAGATGGCAAGGTAAACGTCATTCCAGGACATAATATGCTTTATGGAGCATTGGGTGTATTTATCCTTTGGTTGGGATGGTTTGGATTTAATGGTGGTTCGCAACTCGCTTGGGGTGGCGACGATACCATTGCTGCAGGTAGTGTAATTATCAATACCAATGTTGCAGCTGCCATAGGTGCCATAAGTGCCATGTTTTTTACTTGGGTGCGTTACGGCCGTCCAGACATTTCAATGACACTTAATGGTGGTCTTGCAGGATTGGTAGGAATTACCGCTGGCTGTGGTGCTGTAGATGCCTTCGGTGCGTTATGTATAGGTCTTATATGTGGCATCATGGTAGTTGTTTCCATAGAATTCCTGGACAAGAAGCTAAGAATAGACGATCCAGTAGGAGCGATATCAGTTCATGGAACCTGTGGTTTCCTGGGAACCGTACTTGTTGGAGTATTTGCACTGGAAGGTGGTCTTATATCTGGCGGTGGTTTCAAACTTTTGGGCATCCAGGCGTTAGGTTCACTTTCCTATATAGGATGGGCCATGTTGACTACATTTATCATTTTGTTCATCCTTAAAAAGACCATTGGTTTGCGTGTTACTGCAAAACAAGAAGAAGATGGTCTTGATATGCATGAACATGGTATAACCGTTTATGGAGAAGAATAAACAAGAATAGCTTTTAACCAGCCACGACTTGTAAACCGCCTATGTAACCATAGGCGGTATTTTTATAGGGTGTTTTTAAGTTCGCTTTCGCGAAAGCGAAACAACTCTCAACCACCGTATTTAAAAATCAATCTTTACATTTACGGGAATCCTTCAAACAAACTCGTGAAACAACTCCTACTTGCATTTGTATTAATTCTTGCTGGATGCCAGCAAAAAGAGAATGAGGTTCCTACTCAGGAAGCGGATAGCTCTACTAACCTCGATAGCATTCCAACACCGCAACTCACATTAGAACAGGCTAATAATCTAGCATTACTGCCACTACATTGTGTTGATCAGGAATATCCCAATAAAATGGGACATGTCACGGCTGCGCCAGAAGATCAAAAAAGACCAACGGTACAGCACCCGGTATTTTACGGCTGTTTTGACTGGCATAGCGCGGTGCATGGACACTGGAGTGCTGTGGCGCTACTCAAACAGTTTCCAGAGTTGGATAATGCAAGCGAGCTCCTTCAAAAGCTCACTTCCAACATCACTGCGGCAAATGTAGCGGTAGAAATAGATTACCTCAATACCGAAAACAACCAAACCTTTGAACGCACCTATGGATGGGCGTGGCTGCTTAAACTGCAACAGGAGCTAGACACCTGGAACACCTCTGAGGGAAAACAAATGGCGGCAGCGCTACAACCATTGACAGTTCTTGTTGCCCAGCGATATGTAGAATATCTACCTAAACTCAACTATGCTATCAGAGTAGGTGAGCACTCCAATACGGCATTTGGGATGGCCTTTGCTTGGGATTATGCGGTTCATGCAAAAAATGAAGCTCTCAAGCAAGCTATTGAATCTAAAGCCATGGAGTTCTACAGCAATGATCAAAACTGTCCCATAAATTGGGAACCTAGTGGTTATGATTTTTTATCTCCATGTCTGGAAGAAGTGGACATTATGCGCCGTGTTCTTCCAGCCTCAGATTTTCATGAGTGGCTGGCGCAGTTTCTTCCGGGAATCGAAAACGGAAAACTAGATCTTGAACTAGGTGAGGTAAGCGATAGAACAGATGGTAAGTTGGTTCACATAGATGGGCTTAACTTAAGCAGGGCTTGGGTGCTTTATGGTCTTGCAAATCAATATCACCAATACGACAATCTTATTGAGATCGCAGATGAGCATATCACCTACACGTTGCCTAATCTTGTTGCAGACGATTACGAAGGCGGTCACTGGTTGGGAAGTTTTGCCATCTATGCCTTGCAAAAAGCAGGTAAAAATTGAAACGGATCTTCAAAAATATAGGACCTGCAACATTAGTTGCTGCAGCGTTTATAGGTCCAGGAACCATCACGATTTGTACTATTACTGGTGCATCCTTTGGTTATACGCTTCTTTGGGCAATGGTGTTGTCCATGCTGGCGACCATTATATTACAAGAGATGGCAGCCAGATTGGGACTTATTACGGGCAAAGGATTATCAGATATCGTACGCCATCAGATCTCGAGTAAACACATCAAAATTGGTATGATCGTATTAATGATCAGTGCGATATTTGTGGGTAATGCGGCCTATGAGGCTGGAAATATTTCTGGTGGTGTGATAGGCCTAGAAGTGCTTTCGGGTACGGCTTGGTATCAACCGCTATTAGTGGGATGCTGTGCTTTTGCGTTATTGATGGTTGGAAACTATAAAGTGCTGGAACGTGTATTAATTGCTTTGGTTGTGCTCATGGGAATATCATTTATCGCCGTGGCGATCGCCATCAAGCCAGATTATTCAGCAGTGTTGGAAGGGCTTTTTAAGCCATCGTTTCAAGAGGATCAACTGTTACTCATTTTGGGTTTGATAGGCACGACCGTCGTTCCCTATAATTTGTTCTTACACGCCTCGCTGGTAAAGGAAAAATGGAACAACCATACCGATTTGAAGTACGTTCGCTGGGACACGATTATATCGGTCATTCTTGGTGGCTTGGTGTCTATGGCGATCATCATTGGCGCATCAGGTTTGCAAGGTCAGGAGATCAATTCACCGGCAGATTTAGCCAGATCACTTGAACCTGTCTATGGTACATTTTCAACAACCATTTTTGCCATTGGGATCATCGCCGCCGGTATTACTAGTGCCATCACGGCACCGCTCGCCGCAGCCTATGTGGTCCAAGGTTGTTTGGGATGGAATAGAGATTTGAGAAACTGGCGTTTTAGAATGGTCTGGATGCTAGTGTTGGGAACAGGAGTTCTCTTTGCATCCATAGGGTTTAAGCCCATACAAGTAATCACTTTTGCCCAAGTCGCCAATGGACTGCTGCTTCCTATAATGGCAGTCATTTTGCTGTGGCTGGTCAACACCAATATTTTGGGTACCTACAAGAACAACATTTTTTTAAATATTTTGGCGCTCGCGGTAGTGCTGGTCACTTTGTTTCTAGGTGGTAAAACCATTGCAAGCGTAGCTGGAATCTTATGAAGATCATTGACCTCAATTGTGATCTGGGCGAAGGCATGAGCAATGACGAGCTCATCATGCCGCACATTTCCTCCTGCAACATCGCTTGCGGCGGTCATGCTGGTGATGCCGATAGTATAAAATCAAGTTTGCAACTCGCGCAAAAATTTAATGTCAGAGCTGGTGCACATCCATCTTTTGAGGATCGGGAAAATTTTGGTCGTTTAAAATTGGACTGGTCCAGAGCTCGCTTTCGCGAAAGCGTAACTCGTCAACTTCAGCTTTTCACAACCACGGCGGCTGATTTACAAATGAAATGGCATCATATCAAGATGCATGGAGCGCTGTATCACGCCACAGCTCATGAGGAATCCTTTGCTCAATGGACGGTTGAATGGCTTCAAGAGTTTTATCCCCAAAAGCCTATTTATAGCTTGCCCAAATCGTTGTTGCATGACAAATGCAAAGAAGCTGGCCAACCTTTTATTGCCGAGGCATTTGTGGATCGTGCTTATTTGAAAAACGGTAGTTTGGTACCTAGATCACAGCAGGAAGCCGTTCACGAGACCACAGAGCAAGCGTTGCATCAATTGATCTCTATGGCCCACCATAATCAAGTCACCACATTAGATGGTGCCCATCTGGAACTAATCGCAGATACGTATTGCATTCATGGTGATAATGTCAAACTTGTCATGCAATTGCCGGTCCTAGTTAAACAGCTGCATCAAAATCAAATTCAAGTTGCCAAATACAAAGCTTAAATATTATCAAGTAAGCGAAAACGCTATAGAGATAAGCTGGCCTACTAGCGATGGTTCGGTGTGGCTTGAACGCCATATGATGGCCTTAGAGTTAGAACGGTTCTATGGTGACCAAGTTGTTGTCAATGAAGGATATTTTAGCATCTTGGTGGTTTTCAAAAAACCAATTAGGCAATATCAACAACGACTTGAAGAACTTAAGTCAATGTCGAGCAATCTTGAAAACCTTCAGGGTTTTCAAGGCACTAAATGGCAAATTCCCGTTTTATATGATAGAGATAGCGAGGATCTTTTGTCCATAAGCAAACACACCTTGCTCACTTTTGAAAGCATTGTAAAAATGCATGAGCAAGCTATTTATACGGTAGAATTCATCGGTTTTTTGCCTGGATTTCCATACCTATCTGGTTTGCCTGAAAAGTTGCAAATCCCGCGCAGGAAAACGCCCAATCCCAGCATCGCACCTGGCAGTGTTGCCATTGCAGCAGGACAATGCGGTGTCTACCCACAAACGTCACCTGGTGGTTGGTATGTATTGGGGAAAAGTCCGTTGGAGTTTTTTGATGTGCATAGAGAACAGCCCAATTTACTGAGTATAGGTGATCAGGTTAAATTTTATGGAATCAACCAGCAGGAATATGATAGGATCAAGAACGGTCGGTTGAATGTAAAGGAGTTTCATAGTGAATAAGGCAACCATTGTACATTCAGGATTTTACTGCAGCATACAGGATTTGGGTA is from Nonlabens sp. YIK11 and encodes:
- a CDS encoding LamB/YcsF family protein, whose protein sequence is MKIIDLNCDLGEGMSNDELIMPHISSCNIACGGHAGDADSIKSSLQLAQKFNVRAGAHPSFEDRENFGRLKLDWSRARFRESVTRQLQLFTTTAADLQMKWHHIKMHGALYHATAHEESFAQWTVEWLQEFYPQKPIYSLPKSLLHDKCKEAGQPFIAEAFVDRAYLKNGSLVPRSQQEAVHETTEQALHQLISMAHHNQVTTLDGAHLELIADTYCIHGDNVKLVMQLPVLVKQLHQNQIQVAKYKA
- a CDS encoding TrkA C-terminal domain-containing protein is translated as MIAAISLFLIVTLSALITKIASIALVHTGLSAESAKFQARSAYTGAGLSTKETELIMNHPVRRKIVYNLMLIGNAGIVTVMSSLILTFVLPETTASRLYGLLIIVVGLTGLWFAIRSKWVDRGLSKMISSMLRRYTDLQVQDFEAVLHLKNDYKISEANVDSDGWMCNRTLQELNLREEGITILGVYRKGDNYYGSPSGPFKLQAGDVVTIYGKADGIKSLYQRKKDFYAHLEHERAVAREEERRQAEIAMAETEEE
- a CDS encoding outer membrane beta-barrel protein → MKKLLLFVFVLSTFSVFAQDETEETKKFTFEGSVDAYYRTQLNASDDTPQGVASFAGQTGFAVGMANIIAGYESSNGKVGAVADLVFGPRADEATTLPNVNQLYAYWNVSESTTLTLGRFNTFLGYEVISPVGNFNYSTSYLFASGPFSHVGVKADFALSEDFSAMIAVMNPTDVNDNLTGDYALGGQLGYKGQYLNLYYDSGVVLGFEIDYTGGFDVSDSFFLGINAAYQTNDDAGFYGAALYPQVSLSDSFDLGLRGEYFSLHGGTDDPSVIDLTLTGSYSIENLTIKPELRLDTWSNDEPFIDSDGMFSDNLSSFLIAAIYKF
- a CDS encoding Nramp family divalent metal transporter, yielding MKRIFKNIGPATLVAAAFIGPGTITICTITGASFGYTLLWAMVLSMLATIILQEMAARLGLITGKGLSDIVRHQISSKHIKIGMIVLMISAIFVGNAAYEAGNISGGVIGLEVLSGTAWYQPLLVGCCAFALLMVGNYKVLERVLIALVVLMGISFIAVAIAIKPDYSAVLEGLFKPSFQEDQLLLILGLIGTTVVPYNLFLHASLVKEKWNNHTDLKYVRWDTIISVILGGLVSMAIIIGASGLQGQEINSPADLARSLEPVYGTFSTTIFAIGIIAAGITSAITAPLAAAYVVQGCLGWNRDLRNWRFRMVWMLVLGTGVLFASIGFKPIQVITFAQVANGLLLPIMAVILLWLVNTNILGTYKNNIFLNILALAVVLVTLFLGGKTIASVAGIL
- a CDS encoding DUF2891 domain-containing protein is translated as MKQLLLAFVLILAGCQQKENEVPTQEADSSTNLDSIPTPQLTLEQANNLALLPLHCVDQEYPNKMGHVTAAPEDQKRPTVQHPVFYGCFDWHSAVHGHWSAVALLKQFPELDNASELLQKLTSNITAANVAVEIDYLNTENNQTFERTYGWAWLLKLQQELDTWNTSEGKQMAAALQPLTVLVAQRYVEYLPKLNYAIRVGEHSNTAFGMAFAWDYAVHAKNEALKQAIESKAMEFYSNDQNCPINWEPSGYDFLSPCLEEVDIMRRVLPASDFHEWLAQFLPGIENGKLDLELGEVSDRTDGKLVHIDGLNLSRAWVLYGLANQYHQYDNLIEIADEHITYTLPNLVADDYEGGHWLGSFAIYALQKAGKN
- a CDS encoding P-II family nitrogen regulator; protein product: MKKIEAIIRKSKFSAVKKALHEVDVNFFSYWDVTGLGNEKKGSVYRGVSYSTSDIQRRYLSIVVTDEFEEKTINAIIASAKTGDVGDGKIFVSHVEESYRIRTGEKGAATLK
- a CDS encoding ammonium transporter, producing the protein MNQIQQESLDAAIASVNGDLSAMWIMLCAILVFFMQAGFTLVEVGFTRAKNAGNIIMKNVMDLAIGSIMFLCVGYAFMYGDEVVAGGFMRLSSAEQGYFFFHATDWYNLFFQTVFCATAATIVSGAVAGRTKFSTYLIFSALLTTFIYPISGSWYWPFDDDAWLNTLGFIDFAGSSVVHAVGGGAALVAAKLVGPRIGKYVDGKVNVIPGHNMLYGALGVFILWLGWFGFNGGSQLAWGGDDTIAAGSVIINTNVAAAIGAISAMFFTWVRYGRPDISMTLNGGLAGLVGITAGCGAVDAFGALCIGLICGIMVVVSIEFLDKKLRIDDPVGAISVHGTCGFLGTVLVGVFALEGGLISGGGFKLLGIQALGSLSYIGWAMLTTFIILFILKKTIGLRVTAKQEEDGLDMHEHGITVYGEE
- a CDS encoding 5-oxoprolinase subunit B family protein, which codes for MPNTKLKYYQVSENAIEISWPTSDGSVWLERHMMALELERFYGDQVVVNEGYFSILVVFKKPIRQYQQRLEELKSMSSNLENLQGFQGTKWQIPVLYDRDSEDLLSISKHTLLTFESIVKMHEQAIYTVEFIGFLPGFPYLSGLPEKLQIPRRKTPNPSIAPGSVAIAAGQCGVYPQTSPGGWYVLGKSPLEFFDVHREQPNLLSIGDQVKFYGINQQEYDRIKNGRLNVKEFHSE